One region of Candidatus Desulfatibia profunda genomic DNA includes:
- a CDS encoding adenylate/guanylate cyclase domain-containing protein, giving the protein MGLWVMKKFVKLNPYTISVLTIAFGIFAYMYGIPFLDIMELKTIDLRFTTRGALAPGPEVVMAVIDEKSLEKEGKWVWPRSKIADLVTKLSSAGARVIGFDIGFLEPDDTRVVQTINAIRNEAKKIEFQNKTFEGFLKKLELQSDNDKLLANAIANSSARVVLGYFFHMDAAAAAHYGDADLADHQENIRGSRYKFVRYTSDAAQNVPLIEVVMPESNIKVISNATEYSGFFNMFPDPDGVVRWIPSVFRFNDTLYAPLSLISASAYLDKPVSVNVAEHGVEGVSIGNVFIPTDERGRIVINYRGPEKTFPHISITDILHGTVSSEALKDKIVLVGATAVGIYDLRVTPFGTIFPGLEIHANIIDSILKKDFLHKPEWARIFDVLVIIASGLFLGIVLPRAGVVSGALAAVFLFIGHIVLCQYLFSAKGWILNLVYPLSVMIFIYVAITAYRYLTEAKQKRFIKDAFSTYMAPSVVNQLIQSPEKLVLGGEKRVITAFFSDVQGFTSISEKLTPVELVELLNEFLTEMTDIILTHEGTVDKFEGDAIIAFFGAPNPLPNQAEVACRSCIEMQKKLAQLRAKWKTEGKPELKMRIGMCTGPAVVGNMGSKNRMDYTMMGDTVNTAARLEGVNKVYGCFTLVSDSTFSKVGGGIVGREIDAINVVGKKEPITIYEIIGFPEDIDGVRRQTLDNYARGLDAYRRQDWNRALIFFNQALSATPEDGPSKTMLARCNVYKEKPPPKDWNGAFSMVTK; this is encoded by the coding sequence ATAGGACTTTGGGTTATGAAAAAATTTGTCAAGTTGAATCCGTACACCATCAGCGTGCTTACCATTGCTTTCGGCATTTTTGCCTATATGTATGGAATCCCTTTTTTGGATATCATGGAATTAAAGACCATCGACTTAAGATTTACCACCAGGGGAGCGCTTGCCCCGGGCCCTGAAGTCGTCATGGCCGTCATCGATGAAAAGAGTCTTGAAAAGGAGGGAAAATGGGTCTGGCCGCGATCAAAGATTGCCGATCTGGTTACCAAACTTTCAAGTGCCGGCGCCCGGGTGATTGGATTTGATATCGGCTTTCTCGAGCCCGATGATACCAGGGTCGTTCAAACCATAAATGCCATCCGGAATGAAGCAAAAAAAATTGAGTTCCAAAACAAAACCTTTGAAGGTTTCCTGAAAAAGTTAGAATTGCAATCCGATAACGACAAGCTTCTGGCCAATGCAATTGCCAATTCCAGCGCCAGGGTCGTTTTAGGATATTTTTTTCATATGGATGCCGCCGCGGCAGCCCATTATGGTGACGCGGATCTTGCCGACCATCAGGAGAATATCCGGGGGTCCCGCTACAAGTTTGTGCGCTATACCTCTGATGCCGCCCAAAACGTACCCTTGATCGAAGTTGTCATGCCCGAGTCCAACATCAAGGTAATTTCAAATGCAACCGAATATTCGGGATTTTTCAACATGTTTCCCGATCCGGACGGTGTGGTGCGCTGGATACCTTCGGTGTTCAGATTCAATGATACGCTGTATGCGCCGCTGTCTTTAATTTCGGCCAGTGCTTACCTGGACAAGCCTGTATCGGTGAATGTGGCCGAACACGGTGTTGAAGGGGTGAGTATCGGCAATGTGTTTATACCGACAGACGAACGCGGGCGCATCGTGATCAACTACCGCGGTCCGGAAAAGACCTTTCCCCATATTTCAATTACTGATATCCTGCATGGAACTGTTTCCAGCGAGGCTCTCAAGGACAAGATTGTACTGGTCGGGGCCACCGCCGTCGGGATATACGATTTACGGGTCACACCCTTTGGAACCATTTTTCCGGGTCTTGAAATCCACGCCAATATCATCGACAGCATCCTCAAAAAGGATTTTTTACATAAACCGGAATGGGCCAGAATCTTTGATGTCCTGGTGATCATAGCTTCAGGGCTCTTCCTCGGCATCGTGCTGCCGCGGGCAGGGGTCGTATCCGGTGCCCTGGCCGCTGTGTTCCTTTTTATCGGCCATATTGTGCTGTGCCAGTACCTGTTTTCCGCCAAGGGCTGGATTCTCAACCTGGTGTATCCGCTTTCCGTGATGATATTTATCTATGTCGCCATTACCGCCTACCGCTACTTAACCGAAGCCAAGCAGAAACGATTCATTAAAGATGCATTTTCAACCTACATGGCCCCTTCGGTCGTCAACCAGTTGATCCAGTCCCCTGAAAAACTGGTTTTAGGCGGTGAAAAGCGTGTTATCACGGCGTTTTTTTCAGATGTTCAGGGGTTTACCAGCATCTCCGAAAAACTGACCCCGGTTGAACTGGTGGAGCTTTTAAATGAATTTTTAACCGAGATGACGGATATTATCCTCACCCATGAAGGCACCGTGGACAAGTTCGAAGGAGATGCCATCATCGCCTTCTTCGGCGCTCCCAACCCGCTGCCCAACCAGGCGGAAGTGGCCTGCCGATCCTGCATCGAAATGCAGAAAAAACTGGCCCAACTGCGGGCAAAATGGAAAACCGAAGGAAAACCAGAGCTTAAAATGCGCATCGGTATGTGCACCGGGCCGGCAGTGGTCGGCAACATGGGATCAAAAAACCGCATGGACTATACCATGATGGGAGATACCGTCAATACGGCTGCCAGGCTGGAAGGGGTCAACAAGGTTTACGGCTGTTTTACGCTCGTCAGCGACTCCACGTTCAGCAAGGTCGGCGGCGGCATCGTCGGCCGCGAAATCGACGCCATCAACGTTGTCGGCAAAAAAGAGCCCATAACGATTTATGAAATCATCGGCTTTCCTGAAGATATCGATGGCGTCCGACGGCAAACCCTGGATAACTACGCCCGGGGACTGGACGCCTACCGCCGGCAAGACTGGAACCGGGCACTGATATTTTTTAACCAGGCGCTCAGTGCCACCCCGGAAGACGGCCCCAGCAAAACCATGCTGGCGCGCTGCAATGTATACAAGGAAAAGCCCCCGCCCAAAGACTGGAACGGAGCCTTTTCCATGGTAACCAAATAA
- a CDS encoding PBP1A family penicillin-binding protein has product MLKSHLNKKIAVILLVLIAGAVFGTITGAFLALTHDLPQIRELESYTPSAVTRVYSADKVLLAELYLEKRDPVALKQIPYYLKAALIATEDRNFYQHSGVDLKGILRAIIRDIQAGEFVEGASTITQQLAKTLFLTPRKNIIRKIKEAILAFQLERRYTKDEILELYLNQVYFGSSAYGVESAARIFFGKPAKELGLAECALIAGMPKAPSRYSPFINKDLALSRRNTVLRQMKATGIITETTYLEALKTPLDLVKKDKDSIAAPYFVEYIKKFLEEILGSAQLYKGGLTVLTTLDFELQKAADRSVANGLLALETRMKQRKIKDPDPQSALVCLHIQSGGILAMVGGKDFFKSPFNRATAAHRQPGSAFKPIVYAHAIERGIPQNTIILDAPVAFKDPEKKEWQPENFTKIYQGEMTLRMALSLSKNIPAVRLIEMLGPYSTARFAYDLGIESTLSPNLSLALGTSEVTLLELTDVYATFPNGGKRIKPFGVVEVLDRKGKIIWRVKPQKKMAMSRTGAAIMTDMLQGVIQEGTGQQARVIQRPVAGKTGTTNDYKDALFIGFSPAIAAGVWVGQDSSATLGALETGARAALPIWIEFMQAALTRTPYQYFDIPDDVVKVRMDPITGRLASDDASDAVTALFKKGTEPR; this is encoded by the coding sequence ATGCTCAAATCACACTTAAACAAAAAAATCGCTGTTATCCTGCTCGTCCTGATCGCCGGCGCTGTTTTCGGAACAATCACCGGCGCATTTTTGGCCTTAACTCACGATCTTCCGCAGATCCGCGAACTGGAAAGTTACACTCCGTCTGCCGTCACACGAGTGTATTCAGCGGACAAAGTGCTTCTGGCCGAACTTTATCTGGAAAAAAGAGATCCGGTTGCCTTAAAACAGATACCCTATTATCTTAAAGCAGCGCTGATTGCTACAGAAGACAGGAACTTCTATCAACACAGCGGTGTCGACTTGAAGGGAATTTTAAGGGCGATTATCAGGGATATCCAGGCAGGAGAGTTTGTCGAAGGCGCCAGCACCATTACCCAGCAACTGGCAAAGACACTCTTTCTGACCCCCCGAAAAAACATTATCCGTAAAATCAAAGAGGCGATTTTGGCCTTTCAGTTGGAACGCCGCTATACAAAAGACGAAATTCTGGAATTGTACCTTAACCAGGTTTATTTCGGGAGCAGTGCCTACGGTGTTGAGTCTGCCGCCAGAATATTCTTTGGAAAACCGGCAAAAGAACTGGGGTTGGCCGAATGCGCCTTGATTGCAGGAATGCCCAAAGCACCCTCCCGATACTCCCCTTTTATCAATAAGGATCTGGCCTTAAGTCGTCGAAACACGGTCTTAAGGCAGATGAAAGCAACCGGCATCATCACGGAAACAACCTATCTTGAGGCTTTAAAAACGCCGCTGGACCTTGTGAAAAAAGATAAAGATTCGATTGCGGCACCCTACTTTGTCGAATATATTAAAAAGTTCCTTGAAGAGATCTTGGGTTCCGCGCAACTGTATAAAGGCGGACTCACTGTTTTAACAACGCTCGATTTCGAGTTGCAAAAAGCGGCCGACCGATCGGTGGCAAACGGACTTTTGGCCCTTGAAACCCGAATGAAGCAACGTAAAATAAAAGATCCTGATCCCCAATCCGCCCTAGTTTGCCTGCATATTCAGTCCGGAGGAATTTTAGCCATGGTCGGCGGTAAGGATTTCTTCAAAAGTCCCTTTAACAGGGCTACTGCTGCCCACAGGCAACCCGGTTCCGCATTCAAGCCCATTGTATACGCCCACGCAATCGAACGGGGTATTCCCCAGAATACAATCATACTGGACGCACCGGTGGCCTTCAAAGATCCTGAAAAAAAAGAATGGCAGCCTGAAAACTTTACCAAAATCTATCAAGGGGAAATGACTCTGAGAATGGCCCTTTCGCTGTCTAAGAACATCCCTGCCGTCAGGCTTATCGAAATGCTGGGACCATACTCAACAGCGCGCTTCGCATACGATTTGGGCATTGAGTCCACCCTTTCGCCGAACCTGTCGCTGGCCCTAGGAACTTCAGAGGTGACACTTTTGGAGTTGACCGACGTCTACGCGACGTTCCCCAACGGAGGCAAAAGGATAAAACCCTTTGGTGTCGTGGAAGTCCTGGATCGCAAGGGAAAAATTATCTGGCGTGTTAAACCCCAGAAAAAAATGGCCATGTCGAGAACCGGCGCCGCCATAATGACAGACATGCTCCAGGGCGTTATTCAGGAAGGGACCGGCCAACAAGCCCGTGTCATCCAGCGACCTGTTGCCGGCAAAACAGGTACAACCAACGATTACAAAGATGCACTTTTCATCGGTTTTTCGCCGGCGATTGCCGCGGGGGTATGGGTGGGGCAAGACTCGTCTGCGACGCTGGGAGCACTGGAAACCGGGGCCAGAGCCGCCCTGCCGATATGGATCGAATTCATGCAGGCCGCATTGACACGAACACCCTATCAGTACTTTGATATTCCGGACGATGTAGTCAAGGTGCGCATGGATCCAATAACCGGCCGCCTTGCATCCGATGACGCATCGGATGCGGTCACCGCCCTTTTCAAGAAAGGAACGGAACCCAGGTGA
- the rfbC gene encoding dTDP-4-dehydrorhamnose 3,5-epimerase, with product MNIITTSLEGVLVLEPKVYKDNRGFFMETYHRNRFRECGVDQTFVQDNLSFSVKGTLRGMHYQIRQPQAKLVQVVTGEIFDVVVDIRPGSPTFGQWISIHMSEHNNRQLFIPEGFAHGFCVLSESAHCLYKCSDHYAPEDEGGILWSDPALGIDWPVTDPIVSEKDSNYPLLGDLLPEQLPALKQGLSQELINTILGVCT from the coding sequence GTGAACATCATCACAACATCTCTAGAGGGAGTCCTTGTTCTGGAACCTAAAGTATACAAGGACAATCGCGGTTTTTTTATGGAAACGTATCATCGCAACAGATTCCGGGAATGCGGTGTCGACCAAACCTTTGTCCAGGACAACCTTTCGTTTTCAGTCAAAGGGACTTTAAGAGGGATGCACTATCAGATCAGACAACCTCAGGCAAAGCTGGTTCAGGTGGTTACCGGTGAAATATTTGACGTAGTGGTTGACATCCGTCCCGGCTCACCGACATTCGGTCAATGGATCAGCATTCATATGTCGGAACACAACAACCGCCAGTTGTTTATACCGGAAGGGTTTGCCCATGGTTTTTGCGTGCTGAGCGAATCCGCCCATTGTTTGTACAAATGCTCCGATCATTATGCACCGGAGGACGAGGGCGGAATTTTATGGTCGGATCCCGCCCTCGGGATTGACTGGCCGGTAACAGATCCGATCGTTTCGGAAAAGGACAGCAATTATCCGTTGCTTGGCGATCTTCTTCCCGAACAACTGCCCGCCCTTAAACAGGGATTATCACAGGAACTAATAAATACTATTTTGGGGGTATGCACTTGA